In Fibrobacter sp. UWB10, a single window of DNA contains:
- a CDS encoding tyrosine recombinase → MSLNSNRMDAYLAFLGVERNLSPATIQSYQEDLRHFVAWLDEINLDLKDLTPEKLDEFLTLTAGQEEYSPTSIARHFSSLRGFLKYMQNQGEYDYSTESMLERPKLGHYLPQYLTREEIDSVFESAANGKNPLRDTALFELMYSAGLRISETLNIKLAQLDLDNEWLTPIGKGNKQRLVPLGSKAKENLKAWIELGRPLTHPTTDNIILNSRGKPMTRMGAWKIVQQHTMHLSKQVSPHTFRHSFATHCLEAGMDLRVLQELLGHADISTTQIYTHIDKEFIKQEHRAYHPRELAGK, encoded by the coding sequence ATGAGCCTGAATTCAAACCGCATGGATGCCTATTTGGCATTTTTGGGAGTGGAACGGAATCTTTCGCCCGCCACCATCCAGAGCTATCAGGAAGACTTGCGGCATTTTGTAGCTTGGCTCGACGAAATTAACCTAGACCTTAAGGATTTGACGCCCGAAAAGCTGGACGAATTCCTGACGCTCACCGCCGGACAAGAGGAATACTCCCCCACATCGATCGCAAGGCATTTTTCAAGCCTGCGCGGGTTCCTCAAGTACATGCAGAATCAGGGCGAGTACGACTACAGCACCGAATCGATGCTTGAACGCCCAAAGCTCGGGCATTACCTGCCGCAATACCTGACCCGCGAAGAAATCGACAGCGTGTTCGAGAGCGCCGCAAACGGCAAGAACCCGCTGCGCGACACCGCCCTATTCGAGCTCATGTACAGCGCCGGACTCCGTATTTCGGAAACACTGAACATCAAGCTAGCCCAGCTCGACCTGGACAACGAATGGCTCACGCCCATTGGCAAGGGCAACAAACAGCGCTTGGTACCGCTCGGAAGCAAGGCAAAAGAAAACTTGAAAGCTTGGATAGAACTCGGACGCCCGCTCACCCACCCGACCACAGACAACATAATTCTCAATTCTCGAGGCAAGCCCATGACTCGCATGGGGGCTTGGAAAATCGTACAGCAGCATACCATGCATCTCTCAAAACAGGTCTCACCGCATACATTCCGGCACAGTTTTGCAACGCACTGCCTTGAAGCGGGCATGGACCTACGTGTTTTGCAGGAACTCCTCGGGCATGCCGATATCAGCACCACACAGATTTACACGCATATCGACAAGGAATTCATTAAGCAGGAACACCGCGCTTACCATCCCAGAGAATTAGCCGGGAAATAA
- the lptE gene encoding LPS assembly lipoprotein LptE: MLSKNLSRLMYLVLVAFVACLLSGCYSFTASTLPSHIKTVKIHEVDDKTLDPVLANNIREGVVEMFRKNAGGVRLVTGDASADFEMTLLSYTNKPENYTSNSDVETYRVTIRVSVKFFDNVKEKVIYESKSLSAEGTYDVQANETEDRHGQARAIEKLQNLIITNALAKW, translated from the coding sequence ATGCTTTCAAAGAATCTGTCTCGTTTGATGTATTTGGTCTTGGTGGCTTTTGTGGCATGCCTCTTGTCTGGCTGTTATAGCTTTACGGCGTCTACGCTTCCGAGTCACATCAAAACGGTCAAGATTCATGAAGTTGACGACAAAACGCTTGATCCGGTGCTTGCAAACAATATTCGCGAGGGCGTTGTCGAAATGTTTCGCAAGAATGCGGGCGGTGTGCGCCTTGTTACCGGCGATGCCTCGGCAGACTTCGAGATGACTCTTTTGAGCTACACGAACAAGCCTGAAAACTATACAAGCAATAGCGATGTCGAAACTTACCGTGTGACCATTCGCGTGAGTGTCAAGTTCTTTGATAACGTGAAGGAAAAGGTCATTTACGAATCTAAGTCGCTCAGTGCTGAAGGCACCTACGACGTTCAGGCGAACGAGACTGAAGACCGTCATGGTCAGGCCCGAGCCATTGAAAAACTCCAAAATCTGATTATCACTAATGCTCTAGCCAAGTGGTAA
- a CDS encoding PHB depolymerase family esterase — MKYLLPILAAASMSFAQWGGWGGGGGGKSINDYKKVSVSGRDVYVYAPSGIADNSPLLMSFHGMDQDPNYQQSNTHWEAVADTAGFVVAYPKGATGYGTWDISGDQDTKWITQIIDQLANDYKIDKKRVYMSGFSMGGMLSYHAMGKIADKIAAFAPCSGYLMMGAGTAQRPVPIFHTHGTSDNVVGYDGLENNLKSYRDQFKCPSQAEVKSNHPNSENRATLYTWGPCENGIYVKHLKLEGRQHSPSKADVSDIWNFVKQWDVNGLISDKPEPESSSSVVASSSSESPKSSSSEAQKQSSSSEGTEALALDASMASVSVYKSSDNGIMVSNAEGKSIMVFNSLGHLVRTTRGTANARKVYTGAKGVYIVKVGSRTFKTSL; from the coding sequence ATGAAATACTTGTTACCAATTTTGGCAGCAGCGTCGATGTCTTTTGCTCAATGGGGCGGCTGGGGCGGAGGCGGTGGTGGAAAATCCATCAATGACTATAAAAAGGTGTCTGTTTCGGGCCGAGATGTCTACGTCTATGCTCCGTCCGGTATCGCCGACAATAGTCCGTTGCTCATGTCGTTCCACGGCATGGACCAGGATCCCAATTATCAGCAGTCCAATACCCACTGGGAAGCCGTTGCCGATACGGCGGGCTTTGTTGTAGCCTATCCCAAGGGCGCAACGGGTTACGGCACCTGGGATATCAGCGGTGACCAGGATACCAAATGGATTACGCAGATTATCGACCAGTTGGCCAACGACTACAAGATCGACAAAAAGCGCGTGTACATGTCGGGCTTCTCCATGGGTGGCATGCTCAGCTACCATGCCATGGGTAAGATTGCCGACAAGATCGCTGCCTTTGCTCCCTGCTCCGGCTACCTGATGATGGGAGCCGGCACGGCTCAGCGTCCGGTGCCTATTTTCCATACTCACGGAACCAGCGACAACGTGGTGGGCTATGATGGTCTCGAAAACAACCTGAAGAGCTACCGCGACCAGTTCAAGTGCCCGTCTCAGGCGGAAGTCAAGAGCAATCACCCGAACAGCGAGAACAGGGCTACGCTTTACACCTGGGGCCCGTGCGAAAACGGCATCTATGTGAAGCACCTGAAGCTCGAGGGTCGTCAGCATAGCCCCTCCAAGGCTGATGTTTCGGATATCTGGAACTTCGTGAAGCAATGGGACGTGAATGGCCTTATCAGTGATAAGCCTGAACCGGAATCTTCTTCTAGCGTCGTTGCCTCTTCCTCGTCTGAATCTCCGAAGTCTTCTAGCAGCGAAGCTCAAAAGCAGTCGTCTTCTAGTGAAGGTACTGAAGCTTTGGCCTTAGATGCTAGCATGGCATCGGTCTCTGTCTACAAGTCTTCTGACAACGGCATTATGGTTTCCAATGCGGAAGGCAAGTCCATTATGGTGTTCAACAGCCTCGGCCATCTTGTTCGTACTACCCGCGGTACCGCAAACGCTCGGAAGGTCTATACCGGAGCTAAGGGCGTGTACATTGTGAAGGTCGGTTCTAGGACGTTCAAGACATCGCTCTAA
- a CDS encoding 8-oxo-dGTP diphosphatase, whose protein sequence is MLNTTLCYIEQDGKYLLLHRVKKKNDINKDKWIGIGGKFEEWESPEDCIKREALEETGLTLIRPKYRGIVTFISDGMDQTEFMHLFTATEFTGELKECDEGTLEWVPKENVAKLPHWDGDLIFLALLERGEPFFSLKLTYKGSTLTEALLNEEPVTVSGVTQGK, encoded by the coding sequence ATGCTCAACACCACCCTCTGCTACATCGAACAAGACGGCAAGTACCTGCTGCTCCACCGCGTCAAGAAAAAGAACGACATCAACAAAGACAAGTGGATTGGCATTGGCGGCAAGTTCGAGGAATGGGAATCTCCCGAGGACTGTATCAAGCGCGAAGCACTTGAAGAAACGGGCCTCACGCTGATTCGCCCCAAATACAGAGGGATAGTCACCTTCATTAGCGACGGCATGGATCAAACGGAATTCATGCACCTGTTTACAGCAACCGAATTCACCGGTGAACTCAAAGAATGCGACGAAGGCACGCTCGAATGGGTCCCCAAGGAAAACGTGGCAAAACTCCCCCACTGGGATGGCGACTTGATTTTCCTGGCGTTACTCGAACGCGGAGAGCCGTTCTTTTCGCTCAAACTAACCTATAAAGGCAGCACCTTGACCGAAGCGTTGCTAAACGAAGAACCCGTGACTGTGAGCGGGGTCACACAAGGAAAATGA
- a CDS encoding endo-1,4-beta-xylanase, producing the protein MTSRILKIVTLALLYAFTGVFAGPGLADGAAKFVGNIPVDGEVPSDFAKYWNQITPEYECLWVQIEVTRGEFDFSKCDAIYNWAKENGVLFKFNTLVRGSRYPGWVSQLNVEETKDAITAWFDAVAEHYPDLEMIDVVTEAGRSATNQYHSGFGRGNLFIDALGGDNDGDYNFVTTAFKMARERWPKAILIYNDYNTFQWQRDVGINLINTIKKNGAPVDGYGMQGHDLMATGSSPTNCLNFNILKKYLQEIIDSTQIPLFITEYDIATLDDEIQKRCYSEQIPLFMEEEHIAGITLWGYIYGKTWASCNAREQGCSGIIRDGIDRPAMTWLKEYFNFQEDTTARDSTIADSTISIGSSLHLQANTLQAYDVFDLNGVRLGRLRAYTMDEAVSVLQNTSDIKVQGIYMLRSVKNGSVKQVRIAR; encoded by the coding sequence ATGACTTCTCGAATTTTAAAAATTGTCACTCTTGCGCTTTTATACGCATTTACGGGTGTATTTGCCGGCCCCGGCCTTGCCGACGGTGCGGCAAAGTTCGTCGGCAACATTCCGGTTGATGGCGAAGTCCCGTCTGATTTCGCGAAATACTGGAACCAGATTACCCCTGAATACGAATGCCTGTGGGTCCAAATCGAAGTGACTCGTGGCGAATTCGACTTTTCCAAGTGCGACGCGATTTACAACTGGGCAAAAGAGAACGGAGTCCTATTCAAGTTCAACACACTCGTACGGGGCTCACGCTACCCAGGTTGGGTCAGTCAACTTAATGTTGAAGAAACCAAGGATGCCATTACCGCCTGGTTTGATGCTGTCGCGGAGCATTACCCCGACCTAGAAATGATCGATGTGGTAACCGAGGCTGGCCGATCAGCGACAAACCAGTACCACTCTGGATTCGGTAGAGGCAATCTCTTTATCGATGCCCTAGGCGGTGACAACGATGGCGACTACAATTTCGTCACTACAGCCTTCAAGATGGCTCGCGAGCGCTGGCCCAAGGCGATCCTCATTTACAACGACTACAATACGTTCCAATGGCAAAGAGATGTCGGAATAAATCTTATCAATACCATCAAAAAGAACGGTGCGCCAGTCGACGGCTACGGAATGCAAGGACATGATTTAATGGCTACGGGCTCCAGCCCGACAAACTGTCTCAACTTCAATATCCTAAAAAAATACCTACAAGAAATTATAGACAGTACGCAGATTCCATTGTTCATTACCGAATACGATATTGCGACTTTGGACGATGAAATTCAGAAAAGATGCTATTCAGAACAAATCCCCCTCTTCATGGAAGAGGAGCATATTGCTGGCATTACCCTTTGGGGCTATATCTACGGCAAGACATGGGCATCTTGCAACGCAAGGGAACAAGGGTGTTCCGGCATTATCAGGGATGGCATAGACCGCCCGGCAATGACCTGGCTCAAGGAGTATTTCAATTTTCAGGAAGATACCACCGCAAGGGATTCGACTATCGCGGATTCCACGATTTCAATCGGCAGCAGCCTCCACCTGCAAGCGAATACCCTCCAGGCATACGACGTGTTTGACCTGAACGGGGTCCGCCTTGGCCGCCTGCGCGCCTACACCATGGACGAGGCCGTTTCCGTGCTCCAGAATACCAGCGACATCAAGGTCCAAGGCATCTACATGCTCCGCTCCGTCAAGAACGGCTCAGTAAAGCAAGTGCGGATTGCACGGTAG
- the leuB gene encoding 3-isopropylmalate dehydrogenase, translated as MSKNYKIAVLPGDGIGPEVMKEAVRVLDVVSKKFGFDVNAEWANVGGAAYDESGSPLPESTLKLGEASDCILFGSVGGPKWEHLPPNLQPERGALLPLRKHFKLFCNLRPARVYKELAGACPLRADIVGDGFNILTVRELTGDVYFGQPKGREGVPGSKEEIGFDTMKYSRYEVERIARFAFDAAMLRNKKVASIDKANVLTTSVLWREVVNEVIKDYPELTLEHLYVDNAAMQLLKRPREFDVLLCPNLFGDILTDECAMLTGSMGLLPSASIAEGSFGLYEPAGGSAPDIAGKGIANPLAQILSVALMLRYTFKEEEAAKAIEAACEKVIAQGYRTGDIYQEGCTKVGTTGMGDAIIAALG; from the coding sequence ATGAGCAAGAATTACAAGATTGCAGTGCTTCCGGGCGACGGTATCGGCCCCGAAGTCATGAAAGAAGCTGTCCGCGTGCTGGACGTGGTTTCCAAGAAGTTCGGTTTCGACGTGAACGCCGAATGGGCAAACGTCGGTGGTGCCGCCTATGACGAAAGCGGTTCCCCGCTGCCGGAAAGCACCCTCAAGCTGGGCGAAGCTTCTGACTGTATTCTTTTCGGTTCCGTGGGCGGCCCGAAGTGGGAACACCTCCCCCCGAACCTGCAGCCGGAACGCGGTGCACTTCTGCCGCTCCGTAAGCACTTCAAGCTTTTCTGCAACCTCCGCCCGGCCCGTGTCTACAAGGAACTCGCAGGCGCTTGCCCGCTCCGCGCTGACATCGTGGGTGACGGTTTCAACATCCTCACCGTCCGCGAACTGACGGGTGACGTTTACTTTGGCCAGCCGAAGGGCCGCGAAGGCGTTCCGGGCTCCAAGGAAGAAATCGGCTTCGACACCATGAAGTACAGCCGCTACGAAGTCGAACGCATTGCCCGCTTCGCTTTCGACGCCGCCATGCTCCGCAACAAGAAGGTTGCCTCCATCGACAAGGCCAACGTGCTCACCACGAGCGTGCTCTGGCGCGAAGTCGTGAACGAAGTCATCAAGGACTATCCGGAACTGACTCTCGAACACCTCTACGTGGACAACGCCGCCATGCAGCTCCTCAAGCGCCCGCGCGAATTCGACGTGCTGCTCTGCCCGAACCTCTTCGGCGACATCCTCACCGACGAATGCGCCATGCTCACGGGTTCCATGGGCCTCCTCCCGTCCGCTTCTATCGCCGAAGGTTCCTTCGGTCTGTACGAACCGGCCGGTGGTTCTGCTCCGGACATCGCAGGCAAGGGTATCGCTAACCCGCTCGCCCAGATCCTCTCCGTGGCCCTCATGCTCCGCTACACCTTCAAGGAAGAAGAAGCAGCAAAGGCTATCGAAGCTGCTTGCGAAAAGGTCATCGCTCAGGGCTACCGCACTGGCGATATCTACCAGGAAGGTTGCACCAAGGTCGGCACGACCGGCATGGGTGACGCTATCATCGCAGCTCTCGGCTAA
- the serS gene encoding serine--tRNA ligase, with protein sequence MLDIKKIRENPEYYIAETEKKYTTVSLRDVLAVDNERRPLLTEVERLKSERNAQSKRIGELKKKGENADEAQAATRELGNKIDELDKKLKDLDYKQTEMLMHVPNIAPRSPEGKDSSDNVVEKDGPIPADYYTKNDDFARVDHKTLGERLGIFDFERGAKISGSGFPVYRGWGSRLERALIQFFLDEHMKNGFEEFTPPYLVTRNTMRGTGQLPKFEEDMYRCDKDDDLFLIPTAEVPLTNLYSGEVIPESELPKRICAYSACFRREAGSYGKDTRGLLRLHQFNKVEMVYFAHPDRSYEDHEELTRFGEMLLEKLGLPYHRLALCKGDLGFGAAKCYDLEVYAPVEKKWLEVSSCSNFEDYQARRANIKTKIGGKNVYVHTLNGSGLATPRVMVGICDNYQQKDGSLKIPEVLRPYMGGMEVIEPKK encoded by the coding sequence ATGCTTGACATTAAGAAAATCCGCGAAAATCCGGAATATTATATTGCTGAAACCGAAAAGAAATATACGACCGTAAGCCTTCGTGACGTGCTGGCTGTCGATAACGAACGCCGCCCGCTCCTCACCGAAGTCGAACGCCTCAAGAGCGAACGCAACGCTCAGTCCAAGCGCATTGGCGAACTCAAGAAGAAGGGCGAAAACGCTGACGAAGCTCAGGCCGCCACGCGTGAACTCGGCAACAAGATCGACGAACTTGACAAGAAGCTCAAGGACCTCGACTACAAGCAGACCGAAATGCTCATGCACGTGCCGAACATCGCTCCGCGTTCTCCGGAAGGCAAGGACAGCTCGGACAACGTTGTTGAAAAAGACGGCCCGATTCCCGCCGACTACTACACCAAGAACGATGACTTCGCCCGCGTGGACCACAAGACCCTCGGCGAACGCCTCGGCATTTTTGACTTTGAACGCGGCGCCAAGATTTCTGGTTCCGGCTTCCCGGTTTACCGCGGCTGGGGCTCTCGCCTCGAACGCGCCCTCATCCAGTTCTTCCTCGATGAACACATGAAGAACGGCTTCGAAGAATTCACGCCGCCGTACCTGGTGACCCGCAATACCATGCGCGGCACGGGCCAGCTCCCGAAGTTCGAAGAAGACATGTACCGCTGCGACAAGGACGACGACCTGTTCCTCATCCCGACTGCAGAAGTGCCTCTGACCAACCTCTACTCCGGCGAAGTGATTCCGGAATCTGAACTTCCGAAGCGCATTTGCGCCTACTCTGCTTGCTTCCGCCGCGAAGCTGGTAGCTACGGCAAGGACACTCGCGGTCTTCTCCGCTTGCACCAGTTCAACAAGGTTGAAATGGTTTACTTCGCTCATCCGGATCGTAGCTACGAAGACCACGAAGAACTCACCCGCTTCGGTGAAATGCTTTTGGAAAAGCTCGGCCTCCCCTACCACCGCTTGGCACTCTGCAAGGGTGACCTCGGTTTCGGTGCCGCCAAGTGCTACGACCTCGAAGTTTATGCTCCGGTCGAAAAGAAGTGGCTTGAAGTCAGCTCCTGCTCCAACTTCGAAGACTACCAGGCTCGCCGCGCAAATATCAAGACCAAAATCGGCGGCAAGAACGTTTACGTTCATACGCTGAATGGTTCTGGCCTTGCTACCCCGCGCGTGATGGTCGGTATCTGCGACAACTACCAGCAGAAAGATGGCTCGCTCAAGATTCCTGAAGTGCTGCGTCCGTACATGGGTGGCATGGAAGTGATTGAACCGAAGAAGTAA
- a CDS encoding FISUMP domain-containing protein, with amino-acid sequence MRKVLRKNKSLRHYLQAAIACATLFIGINVVTSCSGYGSEYNNNNQSNWYDDDDESSSSYAKSSSSSYGKSSSSSNKSSSSSSRYSSSSEKSSSSSYIDTTTVKTVTDLADSCSDGEEKTVSADSSVYRCVYSTWFKILKNIPDCTKKNEAETFYKNDPYVCINSNWRVISEIEAKLGVCTKALSGTTKSTDNKNYVCDSTKWRLTTISEVKGECTSAKNGTTTSYNDTNFICRGTTWQKLTQIEQDSGVCSKDRFGEVLRVKPLYSNRDTTYYKCNEYEWTTTTAAEDIIGKCDSTKTADSIYIVSSVKYVCDNGTWRAPTSMEISYGFCNAKNQDSIKKSGSTKYICDKGTWRITNAEEYYGACTDALQDTTYSYDSKLYACINKKWTVLPEPPLSTLAYCTKKNQGSKTKTTSPKAYYICDNYQWQKIDSLSYTIGMCNKDSVGVRKSNYECRDKSGTYQWVKLTIAEQLGAECTALNDGELIQGYVCDSTKWRLQTTREKNIGETCSHSKIGTRADYAGESYTCQAKGWVSATEEMNSMGACSDEGRILKNTSMTKVCYLGNWVQLKNITIDTTRDCMKDSTIGLYNDMIYFCPWALNKWRAVGPVGMEVGYACTQKNTGKTVLSKDSIYYTCRKSGSFDSYWDTKQLREILGGCSGERTVDVVGQKYKCTGENIWTPIYGEMTDSRGKSKSYKTLKVGKQLWIAENLNYESANSWCYNNQSDNCDEFGRLYTWNNISDACPTGWHVPSVNDFWTYTQHPLSPSITSNVSWQEGAPTSSYSSAYPRIEGLEIKAAGMMNASGGFEFINRVGGIWFSDESAAGNVYVEAYGYSNNQSWTSNTPSDQFTTIGSGDKHPSAFRVSKSYAFPIRCVKDLK; translated from the coding sequence ATGCGCAAAGTCTTACGCAAGAACAAATCTCTACGCCATTACCTGCAAGCCGCAATTGCATGCGCAACTCTTTTTATCGGAATCAACGTTGTCACTTCGTGCAGCGGCTACGGTTCCGAATACAACAACAATAACCAATCTAACTGGTATGACGACGACGATGAATCGTCTTCGAGCTACGCCAAATCGAGTTCCTCGAGCTACGGAAAATCAAGCTCTTCTAGCAACAAGTCTTCCAGTTCTTCAAGCCGTTACAGTAGCTCTAGCGAAAAATCGTCTAGCAGCAGCTACATCGACACCACAACCGTGAAAACAGTCACCGATCTAGCGGATTCCTGCTCCGACGGCGAAGAGAAAACGGTATCGGCAGATTCCAGCGTTTACCGCTGCGTTTACAGCACTTGGTTTAAGATACTCAAGAATATTCCCGATTGCACTAAAAAGAACGAAGCCGAAACCTTCTACAAGAACGACCCGTACGTTTGCATAAACAGCAACTGGAGAGTCATTTCCGAAATCGAAGCCAAGTTAGGCGTGTGCACCAAGGCCCTTTCGGGCACAACCAAGTCAACCGATAATAAAAACTACGTTTGCGACAGCACAAAGTGGCGACTCACGACCATTTCCGAAGTCAAGGGCGAATGCACCTCTGCCAAGAACGGAACAACAACATCTTACAACGACACAAACTTCATTTGCCGCGGCACCACCTGGCAAAAACTGACCCAGATCGAGCAGGATTCGGGCGTTTGCAGCAAGGACCGCTTTGGCGAAGTTCTACGCGTGAAGCCCTTATATTCCAACAGGGATACAACATACTACAAGTGCAACGAATACGAATGGACCACCACCACCGCAGCCGAAGACATTATCGGGAAATGCGACAGCACTAAAACAGCAGACTCCATTTATATAGTATCGAGCGTCAAATACGTGTGCGATAACGGGACCTGGCGCGCACCAACCTCAATGGAAATTTCTTACGGCTTCTGCAACGCCAAAAACCAGGACTCTATCAAAAAATCGGGCAGCACGAAATACATCTGCGACAAGGGCACATGGCGCATTACGAACGCCGAGGAATACTATGGAGCCTGCACTGACGCGCTCCAGGATACCACATATTCTTATGACAGCAAACTCTACGCCTGCATCAACAAAAAATGGACCGTTCTCCCAGAACCGCCCCTTAGCACCCTCGCCTACTGCACCAAGAAAAACCAAGGGTCCAAGACCAAAACGACAAGCCCTAAGGCCTATTACATCTGCGACAACTACCAATGGCAAAAGATCGACTCGCTATCATACACAATCGGAATGTGCAACAAGGACAGCGTTGGCGTTAGAAAGTCGAATTACGAATGTAGGGACAAATCAGGTACGTACCAGTGGGTTAAACTCACAATTGCGGAACAATTAGGAGCAGAATGCACCGCTCTAAACGATGGCGAACTCATCCAAGGTTACGTTTGTGACAGCACCAAATGGAGACTGCAAACTACTAGAGAAAAAAATATCGGCGAAACATGCTCTCACAGTAAAATTGGCACAAGAGCAGATTATGCAGGAGAAAGCTATACATGCCAAGCTAAAGGCTGGGTTTCTGCTACCGAAGAAATGAACTCTATGGGAGCCTGCTCCGACGAAGGGCGCATTCTTAAAAACACCTCTATGACAAAAGTCTGCTACCTAGGGAACTGGGTCCAACTCAAAAACATCACTATCGATACAACCAGAGATTGCATGAAAGATAGTACTATCGGACTGTACAACGACATGATTTACTTTTGTCCGTGGGCCCTTAACAAATGGCGAGCCGTCGGTCCTGTCGGCATGGAAGTCGGTTACGCCTGCACCCAGAAAAACACCGGAAAGACTGTATTATCCAAGGATTCAATCTATTACACCTGTAGAAAAAGCGGTTCCTTTGATAGCTATTGGGATACCAAACAACTTCGTGAAATCCTTGGCGGATGCAGCGGCGAAAGAACCGTAGATGTTGTTGGACAGAAATACAAGTGCACTGGAGAAAATATCTGGACCCCGATCTACGGAGAAATGACAGATTCAAGAGGCAAATCAAAAAGCTACAAAACGCTCAAAGTAGGCAAACAGCTTTGGATTGCCGAAAACCTGAATTATGAATCGGCCAATAGTTGGTGCTATAATAACCAAAGCGATAATTGCGACGAATTCGGAAGACTATACACATGGAACAATATCAGCGACGCCTGCCCCACAGGATGGCATGTTCCGAGTGTAAACGATTTCTGGACTTACACGCAACATCCTCTATCCCCTTCAATAACATCAAATGTGTCTTGGCAAGAAGGCGCACCAACATCGTCTTACTCCAGTGCCTATCCTAGAATCGAAGGACTCGAAATCAAAGCTGCTGGCATGATGAACGCTTCTGGAGGTTTTGAATTTATAAATCGTGTTGGAGGAATATGGTTCTCAGATGAATCTGCCGCAGGAAATGTTTACGTTGAAGCCTATGGATACTCAAACAACCAATCTTGGACAAGCAATACACCCTCGGACCAGTTTACAACCATAGGTTCAGGCGATAAGCACCCCTCAGCATTCCGAGTTTCAAAGTCTTACGCATTCCCCATCCGCTGCGTAAAAGACTTGAAATAA
- a CDS encoding sugar phosphate nucleotidyltransferase: protein MKIVLPVAGNGLRLRPYTENVPKCLLPVAGKTILDWIVEDSLSLKPTETIFITGYKAEAVDNFLTKRPAWGKTRAVVQSNPQGLGEAISLALPYVDDDEPVLIILGDTLFEADLSILHNVDENILYTFKVEDPRRFGVAVTEADGRITRLVEKPQEFVSDEAIVGIYYIKDTKVLKQCLKFLMDNDIRTKNEFQLTDALEMMLEKGCRFRTAPVQKWLDCGLAETLLETNAHVLTRCDNSASVNVPGVKVIAPCYIGNGAKISNSTIGPNVSVGDGCVVENSTISNAVLWDGVKVEGKTLDNVIVHE from the coding sequence ATGAAGATTGTTCTGCCCGTCGCTGGAAACGGACTGCGTCTGCGGCCTTACACTGAGAATGTGCCGAAGTGCTTGCTGCCTGTTGCTGGTAAGACGATTTTAGATTGGATTGTTGAAGATTCCTTGAGCTTGAAGCCCACGGAAACGATTTTTATTACCGGCTACAAGGCCGAAGCTGTAGACAATTTTTTGACCAAGCGTCCTGCCTGGGGTAAAACTCGCGCTGTGGTGCAGTCCAACCCGCAGGGACTGGGCGAAGCAATTAGCCTCGCACTGCCATACGTGGACGACGATGAACCTGTTCTCATTATTCTTGGTGATACCCTTTTTGAAGCGGATCTTTCGATTCTCCATAATGTAGACGAAAATATCCTCTACACGTTCAAGGTAGAAGACCCGCGCCGTTTTGGCGTTGCTGTGACCGAAGCCGATGGCCGCATTACGCGCCTGGTCGAAAAGCCGCAAGAATTTGTGTCTGACGAAGCCATTGTGGGTATCTACTACATTAAGGACACCAAGGTGCTCAAGCAGTGCCTCAAGTTCTTGATGGACAATGATATCCGCACCAAGAACGAATTCCAGCTGACCGATGCTCTCGAAATGATGCTCGAAAAGGGCTGCAGGTTCCGTACGGCTCCGGTACAAAAGTGGCTGGACTGCGGCCTTGCTGAAACGCTTCTCGAAACTAATGCCCACGTACTGACTCGTTGCGACAACTCCGCCTCGGTCAATGTTCCGGGCGTCAAGGTGATTGCTCCGTGCTATATTGGCAATGGCGCTAAGATTTCGAACAGCACCATCGGTCCGAATGTGTCGGTTGGCGATGGCTGTGTCGTTGAAAACAGCACTATCAGCAACGCTGTCTTGTGGGATGGCGTCAAGGTCGAAGGAAAGACGCTGGACAACGTGATTGTTCACGAATAG